Proteins encoded together in one Streptomyces sp. B1I3 window:
- the nuoE gene encoding NADH-quinone oxidoreductase subunit NuoE: MPQLPAPAYPAEVRTRLEADAKEVIARYPGSRSALLPLLHLVQSEEGYVSRTGMAFCAELLGLTTAEVTAVATFYTMYRRRPSGDYQVGVCTNTLCAVMGGDAIFDRLKAHLGVGDDGSDMTTEDGKVTLEHIECNAACDFAPVVMVNWEFFDNQTPESATQLVDDLIAGRTVEPTRGAPLCTYKETARILAGFPDTRPGAVEASGGAGAASLAGLRLAKGEAGSQARVVGQRGEAPRDTPPHDPSPSEHLSSHDAPQQTSASDPENPAGPVAEEGE, translated from the coding sequence ATGCCGCAGCTCCCCGCCCCCGCCTACCCGGCCGAGGTGCGCACCCGGCTCGAGGCGGACGCGAAGGAGGTGATCGCCCGCTACCCGGGAAGCCGCTCCGCACTGCTGCCCCTGCTGCACCTGGTGCAGTCGGAGGAGGGGTACGTCTCGCGTACGGGCATGGCGTTCTGCGCCGAACTCCTCGGCCTCACCACAGCCGAGGTCACCGCGGTCGCCACCTTCTACACGATGTACCGGCGCCGGCCGAGCGGCGACTACCAGGTCGGGGTCTGTACCAACACCCTGTGCGCGGTCATGGGCGGCGACGCCATCTTCGACCGGCTCAAGGCCCACCTGGGCGTCGGCGACGACGGGTCCGACATGACAACTGAGGACGGCAAGGTCACCCTCGAACACATCGAGTGCAACGCGGCCTGCGACTTCGCGCCCGTCGTGATGGTCAACTGGGAGTTCTTCGACAACCAGACGCCCGAGAGCGCGACGCAGCTCGTCGACGACCTGATCGCCGGCCGGACCGTCGAGCCCACCCGCGGCGCCCCTCTGTGCACCTACAAGGAGACGGCCCGGATCCTGGCCGGCTTCCCCGACACGCGCCCCGGCGCCGTCGAGGCGTCCGGGGGAGCGGGCGCCGCCTCACTGGCCGGACTCAGGCTCGCCAAGGGCGAGGCGGGATCGCAGGCCCGGGTGGTCGGCCAGCGGGGCGAGGCGCCCCGGGACACACCGCCGCACGACCCGTCGCCGTCCGAGCACCTCAGCTCGCACGACGCGCCGCAGCAGACCTCGGCCTCCGACCCGGAGAACCCGGCCGGACCCGTAGCCGAGGAGGGGGAGTGA